The following proteins are co-located in the Vicinamibacterales bacterium genome:
- a CDS encoding YbaB/EbfC family nucleoid-associated protein, producing the protein MNIQNMMKQAQQMQDRLQKQMAELRVEATAGGGMVTVEMSGNKQLLSLKIDPEVVSKEDVEMLQDLIVAAINDAQRKVEDALQQQLGGMMGGMKIPGMF; encoded by the coding sequence ATGAACATCCAGAACATGATGAAGCAGGCCCAGCAGATGCAGGATCGCCTGCAGAAGCAGATGGCCGAACTGCGCGTGGAAGCGACCGCCGGCGGGGGCATGGTGACGGTGGAGATGAGCGGCAACAAGCAACTGCTGTCGCTCAAGATCGACCCCGAGGTCGTGTCGAAAGAGGACGTCGAGATGCTGCAGGACCTGATCGTCGCGGCGATCAACGACGCGCAGCGCAAGGTCGAGGACGCCCTGCAGCAGCAACTCGGCGGCATGATGGGCGGGATGAAGATTCCCGGGATGTTCTGA
- the dnaX gene encoding DNA polymerase III subunit gamma/tau — translation MSYQVLARKWRPQRFDDVVGQGGVTRTLQNAIGSGRIAQAFVFAGPRGVGKTTTARILARALNCQAGPTAQPCGTCDACVEIAAGRDMDVLEIDAATHTQVDKVREVIISGLSIPPVRDRYKIFIIDEVHQLSGHSFNALLKSIEEPPPHVVFMMATTELQKIPETITSRSQVHEFRTISERAIVAQLQKIAAAEKLDVAPDAMALVARAADGSMRDALTAFDQVLAFAGETVTALDVSTVLGLVGRDLLLDIVTAVADEQAPAAFELAGRAIENGFDLRLLCRELSRLVRDLMLVSVDQKRLDDVEVVPAGERERIAALVKRFSREDLLRSFDLVARAEADLRAAAEPRYHLEMALLKWIHLRKLAPLADLIEQLQQGGGLPGGGGRSSASGGGARTAGPQAPVRRIAPAPSPAPAAAPPRPAVVPPAAQPPAAQAPRPAPAARPAAKRPEPPPIDTFDEESDEESSVPDEPAAAAGADVKDAFLAEVKRTKVGFFRMTVAQAHRIEVEGDRLVFSFSPAHRLLKDQLEQNRTWLEPLAARVAGRRMHVVGVMTEAPSPQASGDRSSGRAGAAGAPPGPSEALKAEVAADPDMKTLLELIPLEIKDIEKI, via the coding sequence ATGTCCTACCAGGTCCTGGCCCGCAAATGGCGCCCGCAGCGGTTCGACGACGTCGTCGGACAGGGGGGCGTGACGCGCACGCTGCAGAATGCGATCGGTAGCGGGCGCATCGCGCAGGCCTTCGTCTTCGCGGGTCCGCGGGGCGTCGGCAAGACGACGACCGCCCGCATCCTGGCGCGAGCGCTGAACTGCCAGGCCGGGCCGACTGCCCAGCCGTGTGGGACGTGCGACGCGTGCGTGGAGATTGCCGCCGGGCGCGACATGGACGTCCTCGAGATCGACGCCGCCACGCACACGCAGGTGGACAAGGTCCGCGAGGTCATCATCTCCGGCCTGTCGATCCCGCCGGTGCGCGACCGCTACAAGATCTTCATCATCGACGAGGTCCACCAGCTTTCCGGTCATTCGTTCAACGCGCTCCTGAAGTCGATCGAGGAACCGCCGCCGCACGTCGTCTTCATGATGGCGACGACCGAGCTGCAGAAGATCCCCGAGACGATCACGTCGCGGTCGCAGGTGCACGAATTCCGGACGATCTCCGAGCGGGCGATTGTCGCGCAGTTGCAGAAGATCGCGGCCGCCGAGAAGCTGGACGTGGCGCCCGACGCGATGGCGCTGGTGGCGCGCGCCGCCGACGGCAGCATGCGCGACGCGCTCACGGCGTTCGACCAGGTGCTGGCGTTCGCGGGCGAGACGGTCACGGCACTCGACGTGTCGACCGTGCTCGGCCTGGTCGGCCGGGACCTGCTGCTGGACATCGTGACGGCGGTGGCGGACGAGCAGGCACCCGCCGCCTTCGAGTTGGCCGGGCGCGCGATCGAGAATGGCTTCGACCTTCGCCTGCTCTGCCGTGAGCTGTCGCGGCTCGTGCGCGACCTGATGCTCGTCTCGGTCGATCAGAAGCGGCTCGACGATGTGGAGGTGGTGCCGGCAGGTGAGCGCGAGCGGATTGCGGCGCTGGTGAAGCGGTTCTCGCGCGAAGACCTGCTCCGCTCGTTCGACCTGGTGGCGCGGGCGGAAGCCGACCTGCGCGCGGCCGCCGAACCGCGCTATCACCTGGAGATGGCGCTGCTGAAGTGGATCCACCTGCGCAAGCTCGCGCCGCTGGCGGATCTGATCGAGCAACTGCAGCAGGGCGGCGGGCTGCCTGGTGGCGGCGGGCGATCGAGCGCGTCCGGAGGCGGCGCGCGGACGGCAGGACCGCAGGCGCCCGTTCGACGGATCGCTCCGGCCCCGTCCCCCGCGCCGGCCGCAGCGCCTCCTCGTCCGGCCGTCGTTCCGCCTGCCGCTCAGCCTCCGGCGGCTCAGGCCCCGAGACCGGCGCCGGCCGCGCGGCCGGCGGCGAAGCGGCCCGAACCGCCGCCGATCGACACCTTCGACGAGGAGTCGGACGAGGAATCGTCCGTGCCCGACGAGCCCGCTGCGGCCGCGGGCGCCGACGTGAAAGATGCGTTCCTCGCCGAGGTGAAGCGCACGAAGGTCGGGTTCTTTCGCATGACCGTCGCGCAGGCGCATCGCATCGAGGTCGAGGGCGACCGTCTCGTCTTCTCGTTCTCGCCGGCGCACCGGCTGCTGAAGGACCAGCTCGAGCAGAACCGCACGTGGCTCGAGCCGCTGGCGGCGCGCGTGGCGGGCCGCCGCATGCACGTGGTCGGCGTGATGACCGAGGCGCCTTCGCCGCAGGCGTCGGGTGACCGGTCGTCCGGCAGGGCCGGCGCCGCCGGCGCGCCACCGGGGCCGAGCGAGGCGCTCAAGGCCGAAGTCGCCGCGGATCCGGACATGAAGACGTTGCTCGAGTTGATCCCGCTCGAGATCAAGGACATCGAGAAGATCTAG
- a CDS encoding RNA polymerase sigma factor — translation MSDAELIELARGGDRAAFGELVERYQQAVFRAALAALRCREDAEEVAQDALVLAFRKLDSFRGEASFKTWLLTITWNRAMDRRRTVGEWLRRFVSSDDGNRPEPASHHPTHEESLIAEESRRTVRRLVRTLPARYRDPLLLSAGGEHTFDEIAHILGVPTGTAKWRAMEGRRLLKQKLVSLGMRS, via the coding sequence GTGAGCGATGCTGAGCTCATCGAGCTGGCTCGGGGCGGCGACCGTGCGGCGTTCGGCGAACTGGTCGAGCGCTATCAGCAGGCCGTATTCCGTGCCGCGCTGGCCGCGCTTCGATGCCGGGAAGATGCGGAGGAAGTCGCGCAGGATGCCCTGGTGCTGGCCTTCCGAAAGCTCGACAGCTTCCGCGGTGAGGCCAGCTTCAAGACCTGGCTGCTGACGATCACCTGGAACCGCGCCATGGATCGGCGGCGCACGGTCGGCGAGTGGCTGCGGCGCTTCGTCAGCAGCGACGACGGGAACCGACCGGAACCCGCGTCACACCATCCGACGCACGAGGAGTCGCTCATCGCCGAGGAGTCGCGACGCACGGTCCGGCGCCTCGTGCGGACGCTTCCGGCCAGGTACCGCGACCCGTTGCTCCTGTCGGCCGGGGGCGAGCACACCTTCGACGAGATCGCGCACATCCTCGGTGTGCCGACGGGAACCGCGAAGTGGCGGGCGATGGAAGGCAGACGGCTGTTGAAGCAGAAGCTGGTCAGCCTGGGGATGAGGTCATGA
- a CDS encoding lytic murein transglycosylase, whose product MTHSCRLVVASALALVLASGVAGARVVAQDASAAQPFGEWLADLRKEALAKGISVATVDQALTGIEPQPAVVQRDRTQAERTLSIDDYLKRRIDRKTVKTAREMAKRHAGVLSKVSATYGVSPGIIVAIWGLESNFGRFSGVRPTIASLATLAYDNRRATMFRNELIDALRILDRGDIDAARMKGSWAGAMGQPQFMPSSYLKYAEDFDRDGKRDIWSSEADVFASIGNYLKQSGWNAKAAWGRAVRLPKDASARLGAAAPLRQQGCEAARQMSEALPLSRWRALGVRPIGRGALPRAEMLASLVRAGSRSYLVFDNYGALLQYNCAHAYALAVALLSEKIGPIPATGHK is encoded by the coding sequence GTGACTCATTCCTGCCGCCTGGTTGTCGCGTCTGCCCTTGCCTTGGTCCTGGCCAGTGGAGTGGCCGGGGCCCGCGTCGTTGCGCAGGACGCTTCCGCCGCCCAGCCGTTTGGCGAGTGGCTCGCCGACCTGCGCAAGGAGGCGCTGGCCAAGGGGATCAGCGTGGCGACGGTTGACCAGGCGCTGACCGGGATCGAGCCGCAGCCGGCTGTCGTGCAGCGGGACCGGACCCAGGCCGAGCGGACGTTGTCCATCGACGACTATTTGAAGCGCCGCATCGACAGGAAGACGGTGAAGACCGCGCGCGAGATGGCGAAGCGCCACGCTGGCGTCCTGTCGAAGGTCTCCGCAACCTACGGCGTGTCGCCGGGCATCATCGTCGCCATCTGGGGACTCGAGTCGAACTTCGGACGGTTCAGCGGCGTGCGTCCGACGATCGCGTCGCTCGCGACGCTCGCGTACGACAACCGCCGGGCCACGATGTTTCGAAACGAGCTGATCGATGCGCTCCGCATTCTCGATCGCGGCGATATCGACGCGGCGCGGATGAAGGGCTCGTGGGCCGGCGCCATGGGCCAGCCGCAGTTCATGCCGTCGAGTTATCTCAAGTACGCGGAGGATTTCGACCGCGACGGCAAGCGCGACATCTGGTCGTCGGAGGCGGACGTCTTCGCGTCGATTGGCAACTACCTGAAGCAGAGCGGCTGGAACGCGAAAGCGGCGTGGGGTCGCGCCGTCAGGTTGCCGAAGGACGCCTCTGCCAGGCTCGGGGCGGCCGCGCCGCTGCGGCAGCAGGGCTGCGAAGCGGCCCGGCAGATGAGCGAAGCGCTGCCGCTGTCCCGCTGGCGCGCGCTCGGCGTCAGGCCGATCGGCCGGGGCGCGCTGCCGAGGGCGGAGATGCTGGCATCGCTCGTCCGCGCCGGGTCGCGCAGTTACCTGGTGTTCGACAACTACGGCGCGCTGCTGCAGTACAACTGCGCTCACGCCTATGCCCTGGCCGTGGCCCTGCTCTCGGAGAAGATCGGCCCCATCCCGGCCACCGGCCACAAGTAG
- the recR gene encoding recombination mediator RecR → MPQPEPVTRLIEELQRLPGIGRKSAQRLAFHVLRTPREDAERLCEAVRDVKDRVTYCSICNNITDVDPCAYCSDEGRDRRLICVVEEPQNVMAIEKTRDFKGGYHVLMGAISPLQGIGPDELKIKGLLARVEGGHVEEVILATNPNVEGEATAIYLARLLKPLGVRVTRIAMGVPVGSDLEYADEVTMHKAMEGRREV, encoded by the coding sequence ATGCCCCAGCCTGAACCCGTGACCCGTCTGATCGAGGAACTCCAGCGCCTGCCCGGCATCGGCCGCAAGAGCGCGCAGCGTCTCGCGTTTCACGTCCTTCGCACGCCGCGCGAGGATGCCGAGCGGCTGTGCGAGGCCGTCCGTGACGTCAAGGACCGCGTGACGTACTGCTCGATCTGCAACAACATCACCGACGTCGATCCGTGCGCGTACTGCAGCGACGAGGGGCGCGACCGGCGGCTCATCTGCGTGGTCGAGGAGCCGCAGAACGTCATGGCAATCGAGAAGACGCGCGACTTCAAGGGCGGCTACCACGTCCTGATGGGCGCGATCTCCCCGCTCCAGGGGATCGGCCCCGACGAGTTGAAGATCAAAGGCCTGCTCGCACGCGTCGAAGGCGGGCACGTGGAGGAGGTCATCCTGGCCACGAACCCGAACGTCGAGGGGGAGGCGACCGCGATCTATCTCGCGCGGCTCCTCAAGCCGCTCGGGGTTCGCGTGACGCGCATCGCGATGGGCGTTCCCGTCGGCAGCGACCTCGAATACGCGGACGAAGTCACGATGCACAAGGCCATGGAAGGACGCCGGGAGGTCTGA
- a CDS encoding DUF4203 domain-containing protein, which produces MLPHAYQLPAGLLLILAGLLACVAGYRLFRAVLTIYGLVIGALFASTLVAPGNVTGMLIALAVGGVVGALILYAGYFAGVVLVGAGFGAMAAHAVWTQWGRDPGVIVILFFAVAGGVMAFAWQRYAVIFATAFVGAQTAVAGFVALVAHRANRPTGMDEVWTGHLGTPLIARQWTFLAWIALGIVGALVQLRSGSPRRSGGRR; this is translated from the coding sequence ATGCTGCCTCACGCGTATCAACTGCCCGCCGGTCTCCTGCTGATCCTGGCGGGGCTCCTGGCCTGCGTGGCGGGCTACCGTCTCTTCCGCGCGGTCCTCACCATCTACGGCCTCGTCATCGGTGCGTTGTTCGCGAGCACGCTCGTCGCGCCGGGCAACGTCACGGGCATGCTCATCGCGCTCGCCGTGGGCGGCGTCGTGGGCGCGCTGATCCTCTACGCCGGCTACTTCGCGGGCGTGGTGCTCGTCGGCGCGGGCTTCGGCGCGATGGCGGCGCACGCCGTCTGGACGCAGTGGGGTCGCGACCCCGGGGTCATCGTCATTCTCTTCTTCGCGGTTGCCGGGGGCGTCATGGCGTTTGCGTGGCAGCGCTACGCCGTGATATTCGCCACCGCATTTGTCGGGGCGCAGACTGCCGTTGCCGGTTTCGTCGCGCTCGTCGCGCACCGCGCGAATCGGCCGACCGGGATGGACGAGGTCTGGACCGGGCACCTGGGGACGCCGTTGATTGCACGTCAGTGGACTTTTCTCGCCTGGATCGCCCTCGGCATCGTGGGCGCGCTCGTCCAGCTCAGGTCCGGCTCGCCGCGGAGATCCGGCGGGCGACGGTAG
- a CDS encoding prolyl oligopeptidase family serine peptidase, protein MPSIRTRARKGVIPLGGLWLVLVAALAAAAPGTKTITFQDLMKFRAIEKPVISDDGKVLAYGLQPDRGDGEAIVQALAGGKVVKVPLGGSPVISKNGRWVALVVKPSFAASEKAGKDKPKPGMALVDVSAASVVTTVESVDKFALSDDSKWLAYLLSPSEPAKPAGGEAAKPAPPTNARKDDARKPGGTLKLRDLATGAEMEIPKVASFAFDPASKFLAYVVSADEGKGNGVFVRPLTDATAAPAAIVQADNGRYDMLTWSKDGALLAFLTGVEKPAASATLMVFDATTRQSRQVASSEQAPAGWILPLKNDLAWSKDRAHLFFGFKPQDPAANQSTKTDKPDGTPDPYDTDALLAKVEGDVWHWNDPRIIPQQKLMWEREKDRTYRAVLHVDTGKIVPLANIEMPDVAIPDNPRVALGTSDVPYLKQTTWDERRRDLFIVDLDTGARRLAVKALRDQASMSPDGKWFAYFGDRQWHLVDCTTPAGTSKDVAIDLGVTLVDEEHDTPDAPPSYGFGGWVDQGASFLVYDRYDIWQIPTAGGPTVNITGRQGRAREVTFRVVTLDAESKSFSSREPLLLTAYHNKEKNWGFYAASIAKPGVDVRLDEKKSFKFVAKARNADVLLYTREDFGEFPDVWATDSTFKQPRKVSAANPQLADFAWGTAELVDYKSLDGVALQGVLIKPANYKPGTRYPVITYFYERQSQRLYEFNEPVVNHRPSFSVYAGAGYAVFLPDIVFTVGHPGQSMLRCLVPAVQRLVDMGVADPKALGLHGHSWGGYGTAYVVTQTDMFAAAVTGAPVANMTSAYGGIRWESGQARLFQYEKTQSRIGGTLWEKRDLFLENSALFYADRVKTPLLIEHGDEDGAVPWYQGIELYLALRRLGKDCIFLQYRGEPHHLKKYPNKLDYSIKMKQYFDHYLKGEPAADWITNGVPYRGR, encoded by the coding sequence ATGCCGTCGATTCGAACTCGTGCACGAAAGGGCGTCATCCCGCTCGGTGGGCTCTGGCTCGTGCTGGTCGCCGCGCTGGCGGCGGCGGCGCCGGGCACGAAGACCATCACGTTTCAAGATCTGATGAAGTTCAGGGCGATCGAGAAACCCGTCATCTCCGACGATGGCAAGGTGCTGGCCTATGGGCTGCAGCCCGATCGCGGCGATGGGGAGGCGATCGTGCAGGCGCTCGCGGGCGGCAAGGTGGTGAAGGTGCCGCTCGGCGGATCGCCCGTCATCTCGAAGAACGGCCGATGGGTCGCGCTGGTCGTGAAGCCATCGTTCGCGGCCAGCGAGAAGGCCGGCAAGGACAAGCCGAAGCCCGGTATGGCGCTCGTGGACGTGTCGGCAGCGTCAGTCGTCACGACCGTCGAGAGCGTGGACAAGTTCGCCCTCTCGGACGACTCGAAGTGGCTGGCGTACCTGCTGTCGCCCTCCGAACCGGCGAAGCCCGCTGGCGGCGAGGCCGCGAAACCCGCGCCGCCGACAAACGCCCGGAAGGACGATGCCCGAAAGCCCGGTGGCACGCTGAAACTGCGTGACCTGGCGACCGGTGCCGAGATGGAGATCCCGAAGGTCGCCTCGTTCGCGTTCGATCCCGCGTCGAAGTTCCTCGCCTACGTCGTCTCGGCCGACGAAGGCAAGGGCAACGGCGTGTTCGTGCGGCCGCTGACGGACGCGACGGCCGCCCCGGCGGCGATCGTCCAGGCCGACAACGGCCGGTACGACATGCTCACGTGGTCGAAGGACGGCGCGCTACTCGCATTCCTTACCGGCGTCGAGAAGCCTGCGGCGTCGGCCACACTGATGGTGTTCGACGCGACGACGCGCCAGAGCCGCCAGGTGGCGTCGAGCGAACAGGCACCCGCCGGCTGGATACTGCCGTTGAAGAACGACCTGGCGTGGAGCAAGGACCGCGCGCACCTATTCTTCGGCTTCAAGCCTCAGGACCCGGCCGCGAACCAGTCGACGAAGACCGACAAGCCGGACGGCACGCCCGACCCGTACGACACCGACGCCCTTCTCGCCAAGGTCGAGGGCGACGTGTGGCACTGGAACGACCCCCGCATCATCCCGCAGCAGAAGCTGATGTGGGAGCGCGAGAAGGACCGCACCTACCGCGCCGTTCTGCACGTGGACACGGGCAAGATCGTGCCGCTCGCCAACATCGAGATGCCGGACGTGGCGATCCCGGACAACCCGCGCGTCGCGCTCGGCACCTCCGACGTCCCCTATCTCAAGCAGACGACCTGGGACGAGCGCCGTCGCGATCTCTTCATCGTCGATCTGGACACCGGCGCACGGCGACTGGCGGTGAAGGCGCTGCGCGATCAGGCCTCGATGTCACCCGATGGAAAGTGGTTCGCGTACTTCGGCGACAGGCAGTGGCACCTCGTCGATTGCACCACGCCAGCCGGCACGTCGAAGGACGTGGCGATCGACCTCGGCGTCACGCTCGTGGACGAGGAGCACGACACCCCCGACGCGCCGCCATCGTACGGATTCGGCGGCTGGGTGGATCAGGGAGCGAGCTTCCTGGTGTACGACCGATACGACATCTGGCAAATCCCGACGGCCGGCGGGCCAACCGTCAACATCACGGGCAGGCAGGGCCGGGCTCGCGAGGTCACGTTCCGAGTGGTGACGCTCGACGCCGAGTCGAAGTCGTTCTCGAGCCGCGAACCCCTCCTCCTGACGGCCTATCACAACAAGGAGAAGAACTGGGGCTTCTACGCCGCCTCGATCGCCAAGCCGGGCGTGGATGTTCGCCTCGACGAAAAGAAGTCGTTCAAGTTCGTTGCGAAGGCCAGGAATGCCGACGTGCTGCTCTACACGCGCGAGGACTTCGGTGAGTTCCCGGACGTGTGGGCGACGGACTCGACGTTCAAGCAGCCGCGCAAGGTGTCCGCTGCCAACCCGCAACTCGCCGACTTTGCGTGGGGCACGGCAGAACTCGTCGACTACAAGAGCCTGGACGGCGTTGCGCTCCAGGGTGTGCTGATCAAGCCGGCCAACTACAAACCTGGCACGCGCTACCCGGTCATCACGTACTTCTACGAGCGGCAGTCACAGCGGCTCTACGAGTTCAACGAACCGGTCGTGAATCACCGTCCGTCCTTCTCGGTCTACGCGGGCGCCGGCTACGCGGTCTTCCTGCCCGACATCGTCTTCACCGTGGGTCACCCGGGACAATCGATGCTCAGGTGTCTGGTGCCGGCCGTGCAGAGGCTGGTCGACATGGGCGTCGCGGACCCCAAGGCGCTCGGCCTGCACGGCCACTCGTGGGGCGGCTACGGCACGGCCTACGTCGTGACGCAGACGGACATGTTCGCGGCTGCAGTCACAGGCGCCCCCGTCGCGAACATGACGAGCGCGTACGGCGGGATCCGCTGGGAGTCCGGGCAGGCACGATTGTTCCAGTACGAGAAGACCCAGAGCCGGATCGGCGGCACGCTCTGGGAGAAGCGAGACCTGTTCCTCGAGAACTCGGCGCTGTTCTATGCGGATCGCGTCAAGACACCGCTGCTCATCGAGCACGGCGACGAAGACGGTGCGGTGCCGTGGTACCAGGGGATCGAGCTCTACCTGGCGCTTCGCCGCCTCGGCAAGGACTGCATCTTCCTGCAGTATCGGGGAGAGCCGCATCACCTGAAGAAGTACCCGAACAAGCTCGACTACTCGATCAAGATGAAGCAGTACTTCGACCACTACCTGAAGGGCGAGCCGGCCGCCGACTGGATCACGAACGGCGTCCCGTACCGGGGAAGGTGA